TGCTCCCGCTTCCTGGAGTAAACCCCGCCCGTGAGGCCGTAGACGGTGTTGTTGGCCACCTCCAGGGCCTCGCCGAAGTCCCCCACCCGGATCACGGAGAGCACGGGGCCGAAGATCTCCTCCTGGGCGATCCTGGCCGTGGGGGGCACCTCGGTGAAGACCGTGGGGGCGAGGAAATAGCCCTCCCCTTCCAGTCGCTTTCCCCCAAGGACAAGCCTTCCCTCCCCCTTGCCGATCTCGATGTAGGAGAGGATCTTCTCCTCCTGGGCCTTGGAAGCCACGGGGCCCAGGTCGGGGTTCTCCTCCGCCGGGCCCACGGTAAGGCGCCGGGCCCGCTCCAGCACTCGCTCCAACACGGGCTCGTAGGCCCCTTCCGTGAGGATGAGGCGGCTTGCGGCGGAGCACTTCTGCCCCTGGAAGCCGTAGCCGGAGACCAGGATGCCCTCCGTGGCCAGGTCAAAGTCCGCGGTCTCGTCCACGATGATGGCGTCCTTGCCGCCGAGCTCCAGGAAGACCCGTTTGAGCCACCTCTGCCCCGGGGCCAGGCGGCTTGCCGCCTGGTGGATGAAGAGGCCCACTTCGAGGCTCCCCGTGAAGTTGATGAACCGGGTCCTGGGGTGGTCCACCAGGTAGGCCCCCACCTCCCGCCCCTCCCCGGGGAGGAGGTTCACCACCCCCGGGGGGAAGCCCGCCTCGTGGAAGACCTCGAAGGCCTTGGCGGCGATGACCGGGGTGACCTCCGCGGGCTTGGCCACCACGGTGTTCCCCACGGCCACGGGCCCGGCGATCATCCCGGTGAAGATGGCCAGGGGAAAGTTCCAGGGGGCGATGACCACCCCCGCCCCCAGGGGCAGGTAGAAGCTCTCGTTGTCCTCCCCGGGGTAGGGGACCACCTCCACCGAGGGGTACTTGTACTTGAGGGCCTGGCGGGCGTAGTACTCCAGGAAGTCGATGGCCTCGGCCACCTCGGCGCTGGCCTCGGTCCAGTTCTTGCCGATCTCGTAGACCAAGGTGGCCTCCAGCTCCCGCCGCCTCCTCTTCATGAGGGCCGCCGCCTTGAGGAGAAGGCGGCTACGGTCCTCCTGGGGCCAGTCCTTCCAGGCCTTAAAGGCCTTCCAGGCGGCCTCGAGGGCGGCCTCGGCCTCCGCCTTCCCCCCCTTGGCCACCGTCCCCACCACCTCGCCCGGGGCGGAAGGGTTTAGGGAGGCGATCCTCTCCCCCGTGTCCACCCACTCCCCCCCGAGGTAGAGGGGCCAGTGGCGGCCAAACTCGGCCCTGACCCGCCTCAGGGCCTCCCGCATCTCCCGCCTGGTCTCTTCGCTGGCGAAGGTCTCTATGGGCTGGTTCCGGAAAGTTTCCACGGTCATAAGCTCCTCCTAGCCTCCTAAGAGGCTTCTCAGCACCAGAAACAGGTTCTCCGGCCTCTCGGCGATGCGCCGGGTCAGGTAGGGGTACCAGTCCTTGCCGTAGGGCACGTAGGCTCTTACCCTGTACCCCTCCTGGGCCAGGCGCCTTTGCGCCTCGGGGCGCACCCCGTAGAGGAACTGGAACTCAAAGCCCTCCCTGGGGACGCCCATGGCCTTTGTGTAGCGCTTCACCTCGGCGATGAGGCGGGGATCGTGGGTGGCGAAGGCCACGTAAAGGCCTTCCTTTAGGGCCAGCTTCCCCAGGTGCAGGAACTCGGCGTCAATGAGCCGCTTGTCCTGGAAGGCCACCTCCTTGGGCTCCCGGTAGGCCCCCTTGACCAGGCGCAGGTTGGGCCGGTAGGGGAGGAGGTCCCAGAGGTCCTTTTCCGTGCGGAAGAGGTAGCTCTGGAGGACGAGGCCCACCTGGGAAAACCCCTCCTCCCTTAGGCCCTTGTAGAGGCGCAGGGTGGCCTCCACCCGGGGGGAGTCCTCCATGTCCAGGCGGACGAAGACCCCCCTGGGCTCGGCCTCCTTGAGGATTTCCCTTAGGAGCTCCCGGGCCAGCCCCTCGGAGAGGTCCAAGCCCAGCTGGGAGGGCTTGAGGGAGACGTACTTGGGCCAGGGCCTTTGGGCCAAGGATCGGACTAGATCCAGGATCTGCCCCTGAAAGGCCCTGGCCTCCCCCTCGCTCCTCACCATCTCCCCTAGGAGGTCCAGGATGGCGTGGACGCCCTTCTCCTCCAGGGCCTCCGCCGCCTTTAGGGCCTCCTCTAAGGTCTCCCCGGCCACGTAGCGCCGCACCAGGCCCCGGGCCCGGGTCTTGATGAGGCGCTCCACCCCCTTCCTCCCCGCCACGCTAAGGACAAAGGACCGATAGGCCAAGTCCAGGCTCATACCTCCTCCAAAAGCCGCCCTACCACCAGGTCGCGGAAGCGGAAGACGTGGGCTTCCACCGCCCGCCTGGCCCCCTCGGGGTCCCGGGCCCTCAGGGCCTCCAGGATAGCCTGGTGCTCCCGCCGGGTGGCCTCCTCCTGGGAGAGCATGGGCACCGCGCTTCGGACCAGGGCCAGGGTGGCGAGGAGGTCCTCGTAGAGCCCGTAGAGGGTCTTGTTCCCGGAGAGGCGCACCAGGGTGCGGTGGAACTCTAGGTCCCGGCGCATCTGCTCCGGGTAATCCCCCTCGGGGGCCTCGTCTATGGCCTTAAGGGCGGCCTCCAGCTGGGATAGCTCCCACGGCGTGGCCCGGAGGGCCGCCTCCCTGGCCGCCTCCCCCTCCAGAAGGGCCCGTGCCCCATAGACCTCCTCCACCTCTTCCGGGGTGAAGACCCTGACCCTGGCCCCCTTGCCGGGGACGAGCTCCACCAGCCCCTCCTCCGCTAGGCGCATGAGGGCCTCCCGCACGGGGGTGCGGGAAACCCCAAGCTCCTTGGCCAGGAGGGGCTCGGAAAGCCTTTCCCCAGGGGCGAAGCGGCCGGAGAGGAGGAGGCCCCTGAGGTGGCCGTAGACCGCCTCGCGCACCTGGTTGGGCCGGCGGAAGCCCGTGACCTGCATCCTGTATACAGGATAACCCGAGCCTCGCCCTGGGGCAACCCCTATCGGCCAAGAAGCCCCTTGAGGCCACCCCCAAGCCGCTTCCACCAGGACCCAAACCGCGCCTCGTAGCTCCGCGCCGCCTCCTCGAGGCCCAGGCCCACCCCCAGCTCCTGGGCCAGGAAGTGGCGGTGGTCCATGACCCAGAGGTAGAGGTCGGCCTCCGCGCGCCCGGGGAAGCCCCTGAGAAGCCCCAGGCGGCGGATGGCCTCGAGGGTGGGCCGGTAGAGGTTCTGGTACCAGTCCACCACGGCCTCCTCCCAGGAGACCTCCCGCCCCTCCTCCAGCCCCTTGAAGTACCGCCGGGTGACGATGTGGTCCAGGAGGAGGTCGTACCGGCCTAGGGTGGTGAAGCGGATCTCCTCGGCCTCGGGCACCAGCTCCTTGAGCCTGGTCTTCTCCAGGAAGTGGGCGTACTCCGCCTTGAGGATCAGGTCCTTGAGGGTATCCCCTGGCTCCACGGGAACGGGGACCTCCAGGGCGATGACGTAGGCGTCTAGGTACCTCTGCCCCGTGGCCTTGGCCAGGGCCACCCGGTGGTTCCCGTCCTTGACGAAGTAGGCCTCCCCCACCTGGTAGACCTCAATGGGGGGAAGCTCCACCCCCTCGAGCTGGAGGGCCCTGAGCCTCTTCCAGCGCTCCAGGGTGTGGGGGGTCTTGGGGAGGAAGGTGTGGTCAAAGTCCTCATAGCGGTCCACGGAGCCCACCACCCTGTCCACCTCTATGGTCTTTAGGCCCAGGTGGTGCTCCCCCTTGGGCCTCAAGGCCAGGGCCTGGTGGAAGGGGAGGAGGGCGTTGGGCTCTCCCTTTAGGCGGTGCAGAAGCTCGTGGAGCCTGGCCCTGAGCTCCAGGCGCTCCTTTTCCGACTGCACCTGCCACGCCTTCATGTCCATGGGATTTGGAAGCGCTCCCAAGCGCTCCTGGGCCCAGGGTAGCATGGCTTTGTCAAGAGAACAAGAGGACCTAGACAAAGCGGGAGCTTGGGCGTTAGATAGGGGCGTGGGCGTGAACCTGAAGGCGCGGATCGCGGAGGAGATCGCCAGGCTCAAGGCCGAGGGGCTCTACATCCAACCCAAGGTCCTCGAGGCCCCCCAGGAGCCCCTCACCCGGGTGGAGGGGCGAGAGGTGGTCAACCTGGCCTCCAACAACTACCTGGGCTTCGCCAACCACCCCTACCTCAAGGAAAAGGCCCACCAGTACCTGGAAAGGTGGGGGGCGGGAAGCGGGGCGGTGCGCACCATCGCCGGCACCTTCCCCTACCACCTGGAGCTGGAGGAGGCCCTCGCCCGCTTCAAGGGCACGGAGACCGCCCTCGTCTTCCCTTCGGGCTTCACCGCCAACCAGGGGGTCCTGGGGGCCCTCCTCAAGGAGGGGGACCTAGTCCTCTCCGACGAGCTGAACCACGCCAGCATCATCGACGGCCTCCGCCTCACCAAGGCCACCCGGCTCGTGTACCGCCACGCCGACGTGGGCCACCTGGAGGAGCTCCTGAAGGCCCACGACACGGAAGGCCTCAAGCTCATCGTCACCGATGGGGTCTTCTCCATGGACGGGGACATCGCCCCCTTGGACCGGATCGTCCCCCTGGCCAAGAGGTACGGAGCGGTGGTCTACGTGGACGACGCCCACGGGAGCGGGGTCCTGGGGGAGAGGGGGGAGGGCACGGTGCACCACTTTGGCTTCCAAAAGGACCCGGACGTGATCCAGGTGGCCACCCTCTCCAAGGCCTGGGCGGGGATCGGGGGGTATGCGGCGGGGGCCATGGAGCTCAAGGAGCTCCTCCTCAACAAGGCCAGGCCCCTCCTCTTCTCCACCACCCACCCCCCGGCGGTGGTGGGGGCCCTCCTTGGAGCCCTGGAGCTCATAGGGAAGGAGCCGGAGAGGATCGGAAGGCTTTGGGAGAACACCCGCTACTTCAAGAAGGAGCTCGCCCGCCTGGGCTACGACACCCTGGGGAGCGAGACCCCCATCACCCCGGTGCTCTTCGGGGAGGCGCCTTTGGCCTTTGAGGCGAGCCGCCTCCTCCTAGAAGAAGGGGTCTTCGCCGTGGGCATCGGCTTCCCCACCGTGCCCCGGGGGAAGGCCCGGATCCGCAACATCGTCACCGCCGCCCACACGAAGGCGATGCTGGACAGGGCCCTCGAGGCCTACCAAAAGGTGGGGCGGAGGCTCGGTATAATCCGCTGATGCCCCTTCCCACCCTCTTGCTTCCCGACGCCACCCCCAAGAGCCTGGGCCGGGTGGAAACCCCCCCTGAGGTGGTGCGCTTCATGGTCTCCTTGGCCGAGGCTCCCAAGGGGGGGAGGGTGCTGGAGCCCGCCTGCGCCCACGGGCCCTTCCTCCGGGCCTTCCGCGAGGCCCACGGGACGGGCTACCGCTTCTACGGGGTGGAGGTGGACGGGAAGGCCCTGGACCTCCCCCCTTGGGCCGAGGGGGTCCTGGCGGACTTCCTCCTCTGGGAGCCAGAGGAAGGGTTTGACCTGATCCTGGGGAACCCCCCTTACGGGGCCCTAGGGGCTGGGGCCAGGATTTCTGCTGCGAGGCGCGCCGCCTACCGCCAGCGCTTCGCCACCTGGCGGGGGCGGTACAACCTCTACGGGGCCTTTTTGGAAAAGGGGGTGCGCCTCCTGAAGCCGGGAGGGCTTCTCCTCTACGTGGTCCCGGCGGGCTGGGTGGTCCTTTCCGAGTTCGCCCTTCTCCGGGCCTTCCTGGCCCAGGAGGGGGAGACCGAAGTCCACTACCTGGGAAAGGTCTTCCCTGGCCACAAGGTGCGGGCCAGCGTGGTCCGCTTCCGCAAGGGGGGGAGGGGGCTTAGACTTCGGGAGGGGTTTTCGGGGGAGGTGCTCTGGGAAGAACCCTTCTGGGGAGGGGAGATGGTGCGCTTCCCCGACCCGGAGGCCCTGAGGCGGGAGCGGGAGGGCGTGGCCCTAGGGGCGCTTTTTCATATCCACTTCGCCGCCCGGAGCCCCGAGGTCAGGGCCCACCCCCTGACCCAAAGGGCCCCGGGCCCAGGCCTTGTGCCCGTTCTCACGGGAAGGAACCTCAAGCCGGGGGAGATCGACTACGAAACCCCCCACTCCGGCCTCTACTTCCCCAAGGCGGCGGTGGGCCATCTCAAGCCCTTCTACGCCCTCCCCCGCCTGGTGGTGGCCCACACCCGCCACTACCGGGTGGTGGCCGCCTGGGACGGGCGGGCCCACCCCTGGCGGGAGGAGTTCCACCTCCTGCCCAAGGAGGGGGTGAGGGTGGACATTCCGGGGCTGCTCGCCTACCTGAACGGCCCGGAGGCCCAGGCCCATTACCGGGGGCTCTACCGGGAGGTGGTCCCCCACCTCACCCGGGCCATGCTGGAGAGGTTCCCGGTGCCCCAGGAGCTCGTTCACCGGCCCGTGAAGTAGACCCTAAGCACGAGCCCCACCGCAAAGAGGAGGCCGATGGCCACGAAGACCTCGGGGCGCTTGGGAGGGTCCTTGAGGCCGCGGTGGAACCAGGCCCCGGGCTGAAGCCCCCCCAGGTAGTGGAGCCCCACCGCCAGGAGCAGGCCGTAGAGGAGGTGCATCCCGTCCTGGGGGCGGAGGCCCTGGAAGAAGAGAAGGAAGCCCAGGACCACCTGAAGGATGGCCACCCAGGCCGCCCCCCTGAGGAAGGCGTAGAAACGGGAAGAGAGGGGACGGAAGAAGCCCAAAAGCCCATAGAGGGCCAGGAGGGGCACTAAAAGGAGGAGAAGAACCCCCAGGAGAGCGTGAGCCTGGAGGATCAGCCCGGTCAGGGTTGCGTTCGGGAACGGCATGGCCTCATCATAAGGCCCAGGGAGCCCGCATTTTGGGAAAAAGACCAGTATAGGCCCATAGGTGGAAGGGGGCTTCGCCCCTTTCCTATGGGGAAAATCCCCGAGGTCGGGATGTGGTACACTGAAAGGGTGAGCTACGACGCGTCCGCCATCAAGGTGCTCAAGGGGTTAGAAGGGGTGCGCCACCGCCCCGCCATGTACATCGGCGGCACGGGGATGGAGGGGTACCACCACCTCTTCAAGGAGATCCTAGACAACGCCGTGGACGAGGCCCTGGCGGGCTACGCCAAGGAGATCGTCGCCACCTTAAACCCGGACGGCTCCCTCACCGTGGAGGACAACGGCCGGGGCATCCCCGTAGACCTGATGCCCGAGGAGGGGAAGCCCGCGGTGGAGGTCATCTACACCACCCTGCACTCCGGGGGCAAGTTTGAGAGCGGGGCCTACAAGGTCTCCGGGGGCCTCCACGGGGTGGGGGCCAGCGTGGTGAACGCCCTCTCGGAGTGGACGGTGGTGGAGGTCTTCCGGGAGGGAAAGCACTACCGGATCGCCTTCAGCCGAGGGGAGGTGACCGAGCCCCTCAAGGAGGTGGGCCCCGCCCCCAAGGGGAAGACGGGCACCCGGGTCACCTTCAAGCCCGACCCCTTGATCTTCGGGAACCTGGCCTTTGACCCCAGCAAGCTCCGCGCCCGCCTCAAGGAGGTGGGCTTCCTGGTGGCGGGGCTTAGGCTCGTCTTCCGGGACCTCATCCACGGCAAGGAGGAGGTCTTCCAGGACAAGGGAGGGGTGGCCTCCTTCGCCAAGGCCCTGGCGGAGGGGGAGGAGCTCCTTTACGAGAAGCCCTTTTTCCTCCGCGGCCAGGAGGGGGAGGTGGAGGTGGAGGTGGGCCTCATCCACACCAAGAGCTACAACGCCGAGATCCTCAGCTACGCCAACATGATCCCCACCCGGGACGGGGGGACCCACCTCACCGCCTTCAAGTCCGCCTACAGCCGGGCCCTGAACCAGTACGCCAAGAAGGCGGGCCTCAACAAGGAAAAGGGGCCCCAGCCCACGGGGGATGACCTCCTGGAGGGCCTTTACGCGGTGATCTCGGTGAAGCTTCCCAAGCCCCAGTTTGAGGGGCAGACCAAGGGGAAGCTCCTAAACCCCGAGGCGGGGACGGCGGTGGGCCAGGTGGTCTACGAGAGGCTCCTGGAGATCCTGGAGGAGAACCCCCGCATCGCCAAGACCATTTACGAGAAGGCCCTAAGGGCGGCCCAGGCCCGGGAGGCAGCGAGGAAGGCCAGGGAGCTGGTGCGCCGCCAGAACCCCCTGGAGTCCGACGACCTCCCCGGGAAGCTCGCCGACTGCCAGACGGAAAACCCCGAGGAGGCGGAGCTTTTCATCGTGGAGGGGGACTCGGCGGGGGGAAGCGCCAAGCAGGGCCGGGACCGCCGCTTCCAGGCCATCCTGCCCCTGAGGGGCAAGATCCTCAACGTGGAGAAGGCGGGCCTCTCCAAGGCCCTGAAGAACGCCGAGGTGCGGGCCATGGTGGCCGCCATCGGGGCGGGGATCGGGGGCGACGGGGAGGCCCACTTTGACCTCGAGGGCCTCCGCTACCACAAGATCATCATCATGACCGACGCCGACGTGGACGGGAGCCACATCCGCACCCTCCTCCTCACCTTCTTCTACCGCTACATGCGCCCCCTCATCGAAAAGGGCTTCGTCTACATCGCCCAGCCCCCCCTCTACCGCCTCCAGGTGGGGAAGCGGGTGGAGTACCTCTACTCCGACGAGGAGCTTTCAGCAAGGCTCAAGGAGCTTGAGGGCAAGGGCTACGAGGTCCAGCGCTTCAAGGGCCTGGGGGAGATGAACCCCGAGCAGCTCTGGGAGACCACCATGAACCCCGAGAGGCGGGTCTTGAAAAGGGTGGAGCTCCAGGACGCCCTCGAGGCCAGCGAGCTCTTCGAAAAGCTCATGGGCCAGGAGGTGGCCCCCAGGCGGGAGTTCATTGAGGAGCACGCCCGCTACGCCCAGATCGACGTCTGATGGACTGGATGGGAGAGGCGGTGGCCCTCCTCAAGAAGGGGGGCCGCCTCCTCCTCAAGGCCTACCCCGGGGCGGGGAAGAGCACCCTCTTTCCCCTAAAGCTCCTCCCCGCTCTGCCTGGGAAGATCCTCCTCTTCCAGCCCAGGCGGGTGGCGGCCCGGGCGGTGGCGGCAAGGCTGGCGGAGAACCTGGGGGAGCCCTTGGGGAGGACCGTGGGCTACCGGGTGCGCCTGGAGGGGCGGGAGGGCCGGGAGACCCGCCTCCTGGTCATGACGGAGGGGCTTCTCCTCCGCCTCCTCCTGGAAGACCCCACCCTAGAGGGGGTCTCCGCCGTCCTCCTGGACGAGGCCCATGAGCGCCACCTGGAGGGGGACCTGGCCCTGGCCCTCCTCCTCAAGGTGCAAGAGGCCCTCCGCCCCGACCTCAAGCTCGCCCTCCTCACCGCCACCCCCGACGGGGACCTGGAGAGGGCCCTGGGAGGGGAGGTCCTGGCCCTCGAGGGGGAGGGCTACCCGGTGGAGGTCTTCCACCTGGACCGCCCTCCCCAGGGCCCCCTGGAGCCCCTGGCCGCCCGCTACGCCCGGAAGGCCTTCCTGGAGGGGGAGGGGGACGTCCTGGTCTTCCTCCCCGGCAAGGCGGAGATTGAGCGCACCCGGAGGCTTCTAGAGGACCTCCCCACCTTCCCCCTCCACGGGGGGCTTCCCCTTAGGGAGCAGGCCGCCCTCCTCAAGCCGGGCCCCAGGAAGATCGTCCTGGCCACGGACGTGGCCGAGACCAGCCTCACCCTGCCCCAGGTGCGGGCGGTGGTGGACACGGGCCTGGCCAAGAAGCCCCGCTTTGACCCCAGGACCGGCCTCACCCGCCTGGCCCTCGTCCAGATCCCCGAGGACTCCGCCCGCCAAAGGGCGGGCCGGGCGGGGCGCACCGGGCCGGGGCGGGTCTATCGCCTCTACCCCAAGGGCCCCTTCCCCCCCAAGCGGCCGGAAATCCTGGAAGCGGACCTCTCCCGGGCCCTCCTCCTGGCCCTGGCCTTCGGGGAGAGGCTGGAGGGGCTTCCCCTTCCCACCAAGCCCCCCAAGGGAGCCCTGGAGGCCGCCTGGAGCCTCCTCCGCCTCCTGGGGGCGGTGGAGGAGGAGGCCCTGACCCCTTTGGGGAGGCGGATGCTCACCCTCCCCACCCACCCCCGCCTGGCCCGGCTGGCCCTGGAGGCGGAGGAGGCGGGCCTCCTCCCCCTAGCCGCCGACCTCATGGCCCTCCTGGAGGAGGGCCTCCCGGAGGGGGAGAAGGACCTCATGGCCCATCTGGAGGCGCTCCTCGAGGCCCGCCGGGGAAGCCCAAGGGGCCTGGCCCAGGTGGAGAGGACGAGCGCCCTCTGGCGGGGGCGGTTCGGCGTGGACCCCCTTAGGACCCTTCCCCACCCCGAGGCCGTGGGGAGGCTCCTCCTCGCCGCCTACCCCGACCGGGCCGCGGAGCGCCTGGCCCCCGGGCGGTACCGCCTGGCCACCGGTCCCGCCCTGCGCCTGGAGGAGGGCCCCCCTTACCTGGTGGCCGTGGGGGCGGACCTCTTGGAAAGGGAGGGCCGGGTCCAGCTCTACGCTCCCCTCTCCCGGGAGGACCTTCTGGAGCGAGCGGAGGTGGCCCTGTGGACCGGATGGGAGGAGGGGAGGCTTAAGGGCTACCTGGAAAGGCGCCTGGGAGCCCTGGTCCTGGAACGCCTTCCCGTGGACCCCGGCCCCCCCACGGAGGCCCACCTCAAGGAGGCCCTGAAGGAGGGCCTCCCCCTCCCCGAGGAGGCCAGGCAGGTGCTCCTCCGCCTCCGCTTCCTGAGGTCCCAGGGGGTGGGGGTGCCCGATCTCTCCGAGGAGGCCCTCCTGGAGAACCTCTCCTGGCTTTTAACCTGGACGAAGGGGGTGCGCCGCCAGGAGGACCTGAAGGCCCTCCCTTGGAAGGAGATCCTCCTGGGCCTCCTGGGGGAGGGGCGGGCCCTTCTGGAGAGGCTGGCCCCGGAGAGCGTCCCCCTCCCCGGTGGGAGGAGGAAGCGCCTCCGCTACCGGGAAGATGCCCCGCCCCTCCTCTCCCTCCGGGTGCAGGAGGCCTTCGGCCTCAAGGAGACCCCGAAGGTCCTGGAGGGCCGCATTCCCGTGGTGGTGGAACTCCTCTCCCCCGCCGGACGGCCGGTCCAGGTCACCCAGGACCTGAGGAGTTTTTGGGAAAAGCGCTACCCCGAGGTGCGCAAGGAGCTCATGCGCCGCTACCCCAAGCACCCCTGGCCAGAGGAGCCCTAGGGCCTGAAGAGCTCCGCCCTCACCCCAAGCCCCTGGGCCCTGGCCACCCAAAGGGGGTTGTCGTCCAGGTAAGTGGCCTCCTCCGGGGAGAGGCCCAGAGCCAGGAGGGCCATCCGGATGGCGGAAAGCTTCTCGGGGTGGTAGAAGGCCCCAATGCCCTCGGGAGGCGGCAGGTCCGCCACCAGGTAGAAGGGCTCGGGGAAGGTCAGGAGCCGCCTCCGGAAGGCCTTTGGGTAGAGGCGGGAGGCCCCGGGGAAGAGGGCCTCGAGGGCCCCTGGCCCCTCCTCCTTCAGGCGGGGAAGGAGCCCGTAGAAGGCCTGGGAGAGGTAGAAGAGGGGCTCCCCGCTCTGCTCCGAGAGGAGGCGGAGGAGGTGGGGCTCCACGGGCTCGCAGTAGACCCCGGAGAGGTCCAAGAGGTAGACCACGGCCCAAGCTTACCCAAAAGGGTTTATACTCGGCGCAAAGGAGGAAGCCATGGAGCTTTTCGGGGAGGCGTGGGCAAAGGCGTACTGCCAGAATCTGAACGCGAGCGAGGCCTACAAGAAGGCGGCCAGCACCTGGGAGGGCTCCTTGGCCCTGGCGGTGCGCAAGGACCCGGGGGCGGGGTTCCCCCAGGGGGCGGCCGTGGTCCTGGACCTCTGGCACGGGGCCTGCCGGGGGGTGAGGGTGGTGGAGGGGGAGGCCGAGGCCGACTTCGTCATTGAGGCCGACCTCGCCACCTGGCAGGAAGTCCTGGAGGGCCGGCTAGAACCCCTCACCGCCCTGATGCGGGGGCTTTTGGAGCTCAAGAGGGGCACCATCGCCGCCCTGGCCCCCTACGCCCAGGCGGCCCAGGAGCTCGTCAAGGTGGCCCGGGATGTGGCGTGAAGGCGGTGTTCTACCACGGCCCCTTCCAGGTGGCCGTGGAGGAGGTGCCTGAGCCCCGCCTGGAGGCGGACACCGACGCCATCATTCAGGTGGAACTCGCCGCCATCTGCGGCTCCGACCTCCACATCTACCACGGCAAGATCGCCGGGGTCCTCCCTGGCACCATCCTGGGCCACGAGTTCGTGGGACGCATTGTGGAGAAGGACCCCCTGGTCCCCTTCGCCCTGGGGGAGCGGGTGGTGGGGAGCTTCCAGGTGGCCTGCGGGGACTGCCCCGCCTGCCGCAAGGAGCAGTACTTCGCCTGCCTCAGGGGCGAGGTCTACGGCTTCGGCCTGGCCCTGGGCAACCTCCAGGGGTCCCAGGCGGAGCGGGTGCGGGTCCCCTTCGCCCGCCAAGGCCTCTTCCCTATAGGGGACCTCCCCGCCGAGGAGGCCATCTTGGCCGGGGACATCCTCACCACCGCCTACGGGGGGGTTAGACCCTTCCTCACGCCGGGGATGAGCGTGGCCGTGGTGGGCTCGGGCCCCGTGGGGCTTCTCGCCCAGATGGTGGCCCACGCCCTGGGGGCGGGCCCCGTCTTCGCCATAGACCCGGAGGAGGCCCGCCTGGAAAAGGCCAAGGGCCTGGGAAGCGTGCCCATCAACCCCAAGGCCGAGGACCCCATCGGGCGGATCCGCCAGGCCACCGAGGGCCTGGGGGCGGAGCTGGTGGTGGAGGCGGTGGGCGGGGAGGGGGAGGCCCTGAAGACCGCCTTCAAGCTAGCGGCCCCGGGTGGGGTGGTCTCCAGCCTAGGGGTGCCCACGGCGGAGAAGCTGGACTACCCCTGGTTTCCCGCCTTCAGCCGGGGCATCACCCTGCGAAGCGCCTTGACCAACATCCCCCGCTACATTGGGGAGGTGCTTTCCCTCCAGCGGGTGGGCCGCCTGAGGGGAAGCTTCGTCTTCAGCCACCGCCTGCCCCTGGAGGAGGCGGCGGAAGGGTACCGCCTCTTCCACGAGCGGCGGGCCACCAAGGTGGCCCTGGCGCCCTAAAACAAAGTCCGCCGCCCGCAGGCGGCCTTTTTTCCTCTGACCCCTTTACTATACCACGGGTTGCCAGTATGTAAAGTGGTATGCAGGAAATCCCGCCCCAAAGGGCGATCTTGGGGGGTGGGGAAAGCAAAATAAAACTTTTACAAATAGGCCGGTAGGGGCAAATGTGCCCTCTCTCCTTCGCAAAGGGGACAGGCCTGCCATGCTGAGGGAAGCGGACAAGGAGGTGCTCCATGGCCCAGTACCTGGTGGTGGCCCACCGCACGGCCAAGAGCCCCGAGCTGGCGGCCAAGCTGAGGGAGGTCTTGGAGAAGG
The genomic region above belongs to Thermus sediminis and contains:
- the pruA gene encoding L-glutamate gamma-semialdehyde dehydrogenase, whose product is MTVETFRNQPIETFASEETRREMREALRRVRAEFGRHWPLYLGGEWVDTGERIASLNPSAPGEVVGTVAKGGKAEAEAALEAAWKAFKAWKDWPQEDRSRLLLKAAALMKRRRRELEATLVYEIGKNWTEASAEVAEAIDFLEYYARQALKYKYPSVEVVPYPGEDNESFYLPLGAGVVIAPWNFPLAIFTGMIAGPVAVGNTVVAKPAEVTPVIAAKAFEVFHEAGFPPGVVNLLPGEGREVGAYLVDHPRTRFINFTGSLEVGLFIHQAASRLAPGQRWLKRVFLELGGKDAIIVDETADFDLATEGILVSGYGFQGQKCSAASRLILTEGAYEPVLERVLERARRLTVGPAEENPDLGPVASKAQEEKILSYIEIGKGEGRLVLGGKRLEGEGYFLAPTVFTEVPPTARIAQEEIFGPVLSVIRVGDFGEALEVANNTVYGLTGGVYSRKREHLERARREFHVGNLYFNRKITGALVGVQPFGGFGLSGTDTKAGGPDYLLHFLEMKTVAERF
- a CDS encoding proline dehydrogenase, with the protein product MSLDLAYRSFVLSVAGRKGVERLIKTRARGLVRRYVAGETLEEALKAAEALEEKGVHAILDLLGEMVRSEGEARAFQGQILDLVRSLAQRPWPKYVSLKPSQLGLDLSEGLARELLREILKEAEPRGVFVRLDMEDSPRVEATLRLYKGLREEGFSQVGLVLQSYLFRTEKDLWDLLPYRPNLRLVKGAYREPKEVAFQDKRLIDAEFLHLGKLALKEGLYVAFATHDPRLIAEVKRYTKAMGVPREGFEFQFLYGVRPEAQRRLAQEGYRVRAYVPYGKDWYPYLTRRIAERPENLFLVLRSLLGG
- a CDS encoding GntR family transcriptional regulator, whose translation is MQVTGFRRPNQVREAVYGHLRGLLLSGRFAPGERLSEPLLAKELGVSRTPVREALMRLAEEGLVELVPGKGARVRVFTPEEVEEVYGARALLEGEAAREAALRATPWELSQLEAALKAIDEAPEGDYPEQMRRDLEFHRTLVRLSGNKTLYGLYEDLLATLALVRSAVPMLSQEEATRREHQAILEALRARDPEGARRAVEAHVFRFRDLVVGRLLEEV
- a CDS encoding DUF4032 domain-containing protein, encoding MDMKAWQVQSEKERLELRARLHELLHRLKGEPNALLPFHQALALRPKGEHHLGLKTIEVDRVVGSVDRYEDFDHTFLPKTPHTLERWKRLRALQLEGVELPPIEVYQVGEAYFVKDGNHRVALAKATGQRYLDAYVIALEVPVPVEPGDTLKDLILKAEYAHFLEKTRLKELVPEAEEIRFTTLGRYDLLLDHIVTRRYFKGLEEGREVSWEEAVVDWYQNLYRPTLEAIRRLGLLRGFPGRAEADLYLWVMDHRHFLAQELGVGLGLEEAARSYEARFGSWWKRLGGGLKGLLGR
- a CDS encoding glycine C-acetyltransferase, translating into MNLKARIAEEIARLKAEGLYIQPKVLEAPQEPLTRVEGREVVNLASNNYLGFANHPYLKEKAHQYLERWGAGSGAVRTIAGTFPYHLELEEALARFKGTETALVFPSGFTANQGVLGALLKEGDLVLSDELNHASIIDGLRLTKATRLVYRHADVGHLEELLKAHDTEGLKLIVTDGVFSMDGDIAPLDRIVPLAKRYGAVVYVDDAHGSGVLGERGEGTVHHFGFQKDPDVIQVATLSKAWAGIGGYAAGAMELKELLLNKARPLLFSTTHPPAVVGALLGALELIGKEPERIGRLWENTRYFKKELARLGYDTLGSETPITPVLFGEAPLAFEASRLLLEEGVFAVGIGFPTVPRGKARIRNIVTAAHTKAMLDRALEAYQKVGRRLGIIR
- a CDS encoding Eco57I restriction-modification methylase domain-containing protein; amino-acid sequence: MPLPTLLLPDATPKSLGRVETPPEVVRFMVSLAEAPKGGRVLEPACAHGPFLRAFREAHGTGYRFYGVEVDGKALDLPPWAEGVLADFLLWEPEEGFDLILGNPPYGALGAGARISAARRAAYRQRFATWRGRYNLYGAFLEKGVRLLKPGGLLLYVVPAGWVVLSEFALLRAFLAQEGETEVHYLGKVFPGHKVRASVVRFRKGGRGLRLREGFSGEVLWEEPFWGGEMVRFPDPEALRREREGVALGALFHIHFAARSPEVRAHPLTQRAPGPGLVPVLTGRNLKPGEIDYETPHSGLYFPKAAVGHLKPFYALPRLVVAHTRHYRVVAAWDGRAHPWREEFHLLPKEGVRVDIPGLLAYLNGPEAQAHYRGLYREVVPHLTRAMLERFPVPQELVHRPVK